A stretch of DNA from Microlunatus sp. Gsoil 973:
CTTCGGCTCCGTCCCACGGGGCGGCGTGCCCGGACTTCACGAGCTGGCGTACGTCGTCGACATCGATGTAGGCGCATCGCACCGTCGATTCCGCCAAGGCTCGTGCGGTTGCGGTCTTCCCGACGGCAGGGCCGCCGGTGAGAAGGAGCGGGCGAATCGCGGACATGTGCTCGAGGCTAATTCAGGAGTACGCGCGGATACACGACTGACCTTCGTGCACATCTGCCGTCCAAACAGGCGGCGGAGGCCGGATCAGTGACGCTCGCCTCGTCTGGACGGCGAAACTACTCGCGGCGGCAGAGGCGAGGTCGTAGTTGTCGAAGAAGTCGGTGGTGTCGCGGGGTGGCGGTCAGCGGCCGGTGTCCCGGGCCGGGAAGTCGAGTCGTCGCGACCGAACGGTGCTGTGGTGGTTTGCAGCCGACCGGTTCCCGGCGGCCGTCAGTGCCGCACTTCTCAGCCAGTTTGGTGTTTGCCCTTGTCAGGGCCAGTTCGGGAAGCGCGCCCGGAGGGATTCGAACCCCCAACCTTCTGATCCGTAGTCAGATGCTCTATCCGTTGAGCCACGGGCGCTCGTTGCCGGACAGGCCGGCAACGCCGACTCAGCTTAGCGGGCAGGTGCGGATGCGCCCAAATGCATGCCGCCACGAGTGGGGCCGACCCGCCCGAATCGTGCATGTCAGTCCTCGGTCACCTATTGTTCAGTCCAGCGGTTCGGTCCATGGCGGCCCGCGGCCGCACTGGTACGTCTACCCCAGTCCCAAGGGGAGCTGTGACTGTTGCGCTGTTCGTCGTGGTCTGCGTTGTCGCCGTCGCACTGATCTTCGACTTCACCAACGGCTTCCACGACAGCGCCAACGCGATGGCAGGTCCGATCGCCACCGGCGCACTCACGCCTCGTACAGCCGTCATTCTCGCCGCCGTCCTGAACGTCGTCGGCGCCTGCCTTTCCACCGAGGTCGCCAAGACCATCTCCGGTGGATTCTTCGACGAGACGCTGGTCACTCCGGTCATCGTCCTGGCGGGACTCACCGGGGCGATCATCTGGAACCTGATCACCTGGCTCTTCGGCCTGCCGTCCAGTTCCTCCCACGCCCTCTTCGGCGGCCTCATCGGAGCTGTGATCATCGGTGCAGGTGTCGGCACGGTGCATTTCGGCGTGGTGATCTCCAAGGTGTTCCTGCCGGCCGTTGCCGCTCCGGTGATAGCAGGGCTCGCTGCTGCCTCGGCGATCAAGATCTCCGATGCTGTCACCTCGAACCTGCCGAAGAAGAAGTCTGCCAAGAAGGGATTCCGTAACGCGCAGGCCTTCACCGCCGCACTGGTCGCCCTCGCCCACGGCACCTCCGACGGGCAGAAGACGATGGGCGTCATCACCCTGGTGCTGGTCGCCGCCAATCTGCAGAGCCCCGACACCGGTCCGCACTGGTGGGTGATCGGATCGGCTGGACTGGCGATCGGCCTGGGCACGTATTCCGGCGGCTGGCGGATCATGCGCACCCTGGGCAAGGGGATTGTCAAGATCGACACCGAGCAGGGCGCGGCCGCCGGGTCGGCCACGGCGGTAACCATCCTGGCGTCAGCACATCTTGGCTTCGGCCTGTCCACGACCCACGTCTCCACCGGAAGCATCATCGGCTCGGGCATCGGACGGAAGGGATCCGACGTCCGGTGGGGCGTTGCCCGCAGAATGGTCTACGCCTGGCTGCTCACCCTGCCGGGTGCCGCAGTCGTCGGGGGTGCAGCCTCGCTGCTGGCCGATCAGGGGATCGCCGGCACGATCATCCTGCTGGCCAGCCTCGGCGTCGCCTGCCTGGTGATCTACCTCGTCTCCCGCCGAAACGCGGTCGACCGCACCAACGTCACCGAGAGCCCGGAGGTGCTGGTGCTGAACGCGGCCAAGCCGAACAAGATCGCGAAGGCCCAACGCAAGTACGCCAAACGGCTCGCCAAACAAGCGGCACTGGACGCCGGTCGCGTACCGGCGCACGTCGGCGGAGTCTCGTCCGAGGTGACGGCAACCGAGGAAGAGCGTGCCCAGCATGCCAGTCGCGAAAGTGAAGCATCATGATCGACTGGGTTTCGCTGATCATCGTCGGTGTCGTCTCGATCGGCGTCACGGCCCTCTTCGCGGTGCTGCTCTCGGTCGGCATCCGGCTGCTGTCGGTGGCTCGGGCGGCCGCCGACAGCCGGGCGGCGATGCCCGCCACCGTCGG
This window harbors:
- a CDS encoding inorganic phosphate transporter; this encodes MTVALFVVVCVVAVALIFDFTNGFHDSANAMAGPIATGALTPRTAVILAAVLNVVGACLSTEVAKTISGGFFDETLVTPVIVLAGLTGAIIWNLITWLFGLPSSSSHALFGGLIGAVIIGAGVGTVHFGVVISKVFLPAVAAPVIAGLAAASAIKISDAVTSNLPKKKSAKKGFRNAQAFTAALVALAHGTSDGQKTMGVITLVLVAANLQSPDTGPHWWVIGSAGLAIGLGTYSGGWRIMRTLGKGIVKIDTEQGAAAGSATAVTILASAHLGFGLSTTHVSTGSIIGSGIGRKGSDVRWGVARRMVYAWLLTLPGAAVVGGAASLLADQGIAGTIILLASLGVACLVIYLVSRRNAVDRTNVTESPEVLVLNAAKPNKIAKAQRKYAKRLAKQAALDAGRVPAHVGGVSSEVTATEEERAQHASRESEAS